aaaattttaaaacttaattgcacatttataacaaatttgaaaacttatAGTGCACTAATCTCTTCTATATACTAATCATATTGGGTCAATATGATATGGTTTATTtagcaggaaaaagaaattgaaaagtgcCCATAAGTACTTATAGAACTTCACTGAATGCATTTCGAAAATTTATGGCCTTATTGGGTTCTTCAAAGTTTTGAAAGTTTTTTGTTTGCGCTTTCAATTAAGAGTGGAAAAATGTccaaatatttcacaattgctTTCTGATATGCTTGGGAAACTTCACTAGTCCTTTTAGGACACTTGCAACAGATTCACTGGATAGATTATATATAATCTATCAACTTGAGGTAGAGCAGCTATATTATGTATCTGGAAAtatttccaagaaaaagaaaatgtatacATGCAAGACATTACAACAGATTGCAATTTCCGAGTAAAAGCAGAAAACTTGATTCCATCACGGGGAATTGAATTTTACCTTCAATGGGCCACATGAAACTGGGAAATTGGGATTTGCTAAAAGTAGTCCAATTTTATGGTTAAAGTTGTCGATATTACGGAAGTGCATATTCCATCATTCTCTTATCCTAGTTTTCATCATGTAAGGATGTTTGGAAAAAATTACATATAAGAAGGGACTCTTACAATATATGGCTTTATTACATCTAAGAATGCAAAGACTGCGTTTCAAGGAAGGAAAATCTACAGAAAATAAACTCAAGAAATCTACTAAAATCTATTAATTTTGCCCTAAAATCTCCCTCACGTTTCGAAAATctgcaaaatatttaattttatctaaGATTTTAGTAGACTTGTCATGAGTATAACCCTTAGGTATTAGATGCGACATGAAAATTAGTTTAATGTAAATATAGCAtgaatgtaccagtttgagaaatttttgtaacacaaCGAGTAAATGCAGCAcgagtgtactaatttggaattttttatggctttaacccaaaaaatattAGAAGGGAATTTCAATATGTATGACTATATTATATctaaaaatgaagagaaataaaGTAAAAGGTAGATAGATGCGTACCTAATCATCCTTCCATTGTACATTCCtcgaatcaagtttgattcgaGGGATGTGGGCAATTTTTTGCCAGTCCTCGCCAATTTGGGGCTCGCATCTCTTGCTCAGTTCACCACAATGTTCGATGTATAATTCTGTGAGGGTAGTGAGGGATTGGATTCCATGTGGCATGGATGATAAGTTGGGACAGTGTCCcaaatggaaaaatttgagACGTGTATGATTGGGCAGCCATTCGGGTACAGCAGTCAAGCTCGAGCAATTAAAGACACTGAAGGACTCCAAATTGCAGGCCAGTCTTCCAAGACAACAAAGCAACTCCATCACTTGTTCGCACTTTGCTATTACCACCCTACGAAGGCGAGTCAGTCGGCAAGTTCCTTCAAACAACACTCGTAGATTTTGGCAATCATAGAGATTGTCAACCAATGCAGATTTTCCAAGAATTGTATTCTGCTTTCTTGAAAACTACTTTGCTTTGTTGTTACAGTTAAAGCTGTAAGACTTGAGagtcttttcatatttttgggtaaattgCCTAGCTCTGAGCAACCTCCCAATTTTAATTCTAGTAAACTTTGTAGCTCGCAAATGGTATTTGGAAGCTTCTTCAATCGCTTATTGTTGGTTAGGTCTAACAATCTCAATTGCTTCAAGTTGCATATGGAACTTGGGAGCTCCTCAAAAGTACCAAATGCCAAACCTAGATATCGTAAGGAGTTACATTTGAAGATGCATGTTCTAGCAAATTCACTAGTAATAACTTCAACATGACGCTTGACTTGTATAATTGCACGTAGCTTCTTTGAAGTTGGCTTTCTCAAAAAAGGTAGGACTccatcaaaatttgagatttccCTCTAATGTAGTGCGATCGAGTGAAATGTATTGAACTCCTTCTGGAATCTCTGTGTTATCTATGCCGAAAATAAAGCAATCATGTTGTGCCACACTTGCTGCAAGATAATGGACCAAATCGTGCACTCGAAATGTTAACATTCCCATGTATTCCTCAACTTCTTGGATCAAAGATCTCTTCCATAACTCTTTGATGTACTCCTCACCAACATCTTCCAATTCTAGTGTCTCCCTTGTTGAATTGATGAATCCAAGAGAAGTCCATATATCCACAATAAATGTGCTGTAGTGTTTGGCTTCTCTAggtaaaagtgaaaatgttgCAAAACAACGTTTCAAATGGAATGGTAAATGATCATAGCTAAGCTTAAGTACCAGCAAAATGTCCTTTTTCGTTTCCACTAACTTCCATGTTTCACTATCCCTCACACGTGTCCAATGCTTTTCATCATGCTTCGAATACAAAAGGCTCCCTAGAGTTTTCACGAGGAGAGGAACTCCTCAGGATTTTTTGACAATGTCATTTCCAATCTCAAGGAGATTGGGGCGTGattgcttttccttttcgtcGATTGCCCATTTTATGAACAAGGCCATAGAGTCTTTTAGAGAAAGAGCTTCTAGATTATGCGCTGGAAAGGTACCCATCATGGAAGCGACTTCTAAACTGCGTGTTGTCACAATTACCTTGCTTTCGCTAGCTCCATTGCTTAGCAAATCTCTCAATTCTTGCCATCTATTGCGGTCATTGCTCCAAACGTCATCCAAGACAAGTAGATATTTCTTGTCTTTGATAATGCCTAGCAAACGAGTTTGCAACTGCTGAATATTCAAGTTACTTGAGCTTTGACCAGTTGCATCTTTAATAATctcttcaattgttttcttTATATCGAAGTCTTGGGGAACAAGCACCCACATCTGCAATTCAAATTGCTCTTTCACACTGTCGTCATTGTAGATTAATTTAGCGAGGGCTGTCTTGCCGAATCCTCCGAGTCCAACAATGGGAATCACCGAGAGGTTTTTGTCATTTGCTGACTGCAACAACATCTCAATTATCTTTTGTTTATCAATATCTCTTCCGATGACATCTGATTTGTTTACAAATGAGTAAGTCATCTCTCGTGATCGGGTTTGTGCCACATCATTGTCAGTGCTCCGCATAGTAAGATCGAATTGATCTTTCTCAGTTGAAATTCTAGCCAATCTCCCCCGTATCTCCTTGATCTTATCACTGAGTTTTGCACGGAGTATTAGTGGAatagagagggaaaagaagcgGCATACCTTCTCTTTGACGCCCCCATGACGACTTATCACCTGCTTCCTTAAGGCTTCGCACTCGAATTCATCAAGCACGTCCTCTGCATCAAACAACACATCTCGAAGCCGATCTAACCACACTTGCAGACGGTGGTTCTTCGCCTGCTGCTCCTCCGCATCCAACAAGACTGCATTGATGGCAGTCAACGTCTCTTTGAGCTCGCTAATCTGCTTCTCGACACCATAAATGGCGACGGCTTCTTGGAGGACCAGGGAGGCAATCTTCCCAAGCACCCCCTCTGCGATTCCGGAAAGGAGTGATTCTGCCATAGCtttccgagagagagagagagagagagagagagagagagtgggctAAAAAGGTgaaggaaattgatttttggctaTTTGGCTTGGGAATTTGATGGTCTAAACACAAGTGTCTCGATGCCTCCGTTTCATATATAATACCATGTATCCCATATGTAATGGACGACTCCACGTCAATGATGGGGGCCTACCAAGAGGACTGCAAACAGTAAATATTGCTCGTTGTTGGTCTAGTTATGCgagcaaaaaaattataacagcTGCGTAATTCCCGCCCCATCTAAagtctaaattgatttttcaagcaTTAGTCATTAACATGAtaccaaaataaacaaaaaaaaaagtattgttatCGTTAATGAAATGTTAAAATTAGGAAACACTGGATGAAAACTTCGGACTTTAGGCACAGGTCCAATAATTATTTGTGGAGCTCGGATGGGCCATGCGTGAGAATGGTTAACTCTGCATATACGCTCATCGTCAGCAAAAGTTGGTAGAGCATCTATAAGCACAACGATGTTGTCCTTTGCTCTTTTTTGCACTAAAGTTTTGCTTATAgttatagaaatatttttcaatacgAATAGatatttactttttccttttacctTTATTGGTTGTCTTTCCAattttcgagagagagagagagagagagtccaacAGTTTTTTCCCCATCCCCCCATTATCAGATATTGGGTCGGCCATTTCATGGTCATCTCATCCTGAAGAAAAAGGCAACGTAAAAAAGGACGATTTGATTATGTTCAAGAAGAGTATTGCTTCTCGTTAGTCTGGTTTCATACTGAGGCTATTAGCATGAAAATTTTTTTAAGGACCTCCGGATCAATTAATCATGTGTAATTTCCTGtactttgttttttctcttagATCATTTGACACTTTCTACTCATCCGAACTTGATTACTCAATTATATTTGTGCGGGGAATCAAACTCCCACTTTCTCATCTgaaattttctaattcaaacaaaaattcgagacataattatttttttgaagctCTTTCTCCATGGTGTGATTCCTTTTAGTCTGGTCCATGTACCTTGATACTTTCTATGATTTGattctttatctatcttcaaaaGTAATAATATAAAACTACTTATGGGAATTATGGGTTAAAATCATGACAAGTCCATCTAGTAGAAAGCTTTTTGAGTATGGATCGCTAAAATTGTATTACAtaagaaattggtcaatttggatTGGGTCCATGTTTGACCCACCCAAATTTGATCTGATACGCAGGTTTGACATGTCTCGACTATTGAGCTCAAATGTTCACATACATATAGTGGCATCTCC
The sequence above is drawn from the Eucalyptus grandis isolate ANBG69807.140 chromosome 11, ASM1654582v1, whole genome shotgun sequence genome and encodes:
- the LOC104427489 gene encoding disease resistance protein RGA2, whose translation is MAESLLSGIAEGVLGKIASLVLQEAVAIYGVEKQISELKETLTAINAVLLDAEEQQAKNHRLQVWLDRLRDVLFDAEDVLDEFECEALRKQVISRHGGVKEKVCRFFSLSIPLILRAKLSDKIKEIRGRLARISTEKDQFDLTMRSTDNDVAQTRSREMTYSFVNKSDVIGRDIDKQKIIEMLLQSANDKNLSVIPIVGLGGFGKTALAKLIYNDDSVKEQFELQMWVLVPQDFDIKKTIEEIIKDATGQSSSNLNIQQLQTRLLGIIKDKKYLLVLDDVWSNDRNRWQELRDLLSNGASESKVIVTTRSLEVASMMGTFPAHNLEALSLKDSMALFIKWAIDEKEKQSRPNLLEIGNDIVKKS